The Pseudomonas parafulva genome window below encodes:
- the sctQ gene encoding type III secretion system cytoplasmic ring protein SctQ codes for MRACALSLPSVSADEAAARQRLGAGVELPFEVAGEAGALTLTLGNGPSGAAPAVFACAHGAFALGEPGPVLSLFGECPVVVPAEPGPADDWFWSLFHQVLSAPLREAFGFLKPLAASEVEGIACRLDVRVGDARVASHLRLPGQTLLGLLDAAPWQRQATPWSEGFVVRVPLLLGHLRLPSDQLAALRPGDVVIPETALFDSAGHGQVRLGRHCLQVQAQQHPTPLHLTVLALEETEMNDIPDTDILTPDWDDTAHYGADEQDAGAFDPASLAQTDSADDVQASATEQQAGAEHPDRFDALPLALTVRCGHLNLTLGELRNLAPGAVLQVHGVAAGAATLFHGEQPLAQGELVQIDGRLGLQIVRMDVAG; via the coding sequence ATGCGTGCCTGTGCACTGTCGCTGCCATCGGTCAGCGCTGATGAGGCCGCCGCCCGGCAGCGGCTGGGGGCGGGCGTCGAGTTGCCGTTCGAGGTGGCGGGAGAGGCGGGGGCGTTGACGCTGACCTTGGGCAACGGTCCCAGCGGCGCAGCGCCTGCGGTGTTCGCCTGTGCCCACGGGGCCTTCGCCCTGGGCGAGCCCGGCCCGGTGCTGAGCCTGTTCGGTGAGTGCCCGGTGGTGGTGCCCGCCGAGCCGGGGCCGGCTGACGACTGGTTCTGGTCGCTGTTCCATCAGGTGCTGAGCGCGCCGTTGCGCGAGGCCTTCGGGTTTCTCAAGCCCTTGGCCGCGAGCGAGGTCGAGGGCATTGCCTGTCGCCTCGACGTGCGCGTTGGCGATGCGCGCGTCGCCAGTCATCTGCGGCTGCCTGGGCAGACCCTGCTGGGCCTGCTCGACGCCGCCCCCTGGCAGCGCCAGGCCACGCCCTGGAGCGAAGGTTTCGTGGTGCGCGTGCCGCTGTTGCTCGGGCACCTGAGGTTGCCCAGCGATCAGCTCGCCGCCCTGCGTCCCGGCGACGTGGTGATTCCCGAGACCGCCCTGTTCGATTCAGCCGGCCACGGCCAGGTTCGCCTGGGCCGGCATTGCTTGCAGGTGCAGGCGCAGCAGCACCCCACGCCGTTGCACCTGACCGTACTCGCGCTTGAGGAGACCGAGATGAACGACATCCCCGACACCGATATTCTGACGCCCGACTGGGACGACACCGCCCACTACGGCGCAGACGAGCAGGACGCTGGGGCCTTCGACCCGGCCAGCCTGGCCCAGACCGACAGCGCTGACGACGTCCAAGCCTCAGCAACTGAACAGCAGGCTGGGGCCGAGCACCCGGACCGTTTCGACGCGCTGCCGCTGGCGCTGACGGTGCGTTGCGGTCACCTGAACCTGACCTTGGGCGAACTGCGCAACCTGGCCCCCGGCGCCGTGCTGCAGGTACACGGCGTGGCGGCGGGGGCAGCCACCCTGTTCCATGGCGAACAGCCGCTGGCCCAGGGCGAGCTGGTGCAGATCGACGGCCGCCTGGGCCTGCAGATCGTGCGCATGGATGTGGCTGGATGA
- a CDS encoding YscO family type III secretion system apparatus protein — protein MCRADVQALVPVRRHREGQAERAWHQARERLRECEAETAAARAHLQTARERQMAERAALGDAHRGRALSVVELNAWSTQERRLIGELAEHAQRVQALEAAQARQAQDTDAAQQRLSGRRRDLEKLKALMARLGQETGDE, from the coding sequence ATGTGCCGGGCTGACGTGCAAGCCCTGGTGCCGGTGCGTCGTCACCGCGAAGGCCAGGCCGAGCGGGCCTGGCACCAGGCCCGTGAGCGGCTGCGCGAATGCGAAGCCGAAACCGCCGCTGCCCGCGCGCACTTGCAGACCGCCCGTGAGCGCCAGATGGCCGAGCGCGCGGCCTTGGGCGACGCGCATCGCGGCCGCGCGCTGAGCGTGGTCGAGTTGAACGCCTGGAGCACCCAGGAGCGCCGCCTGATCGGCGAGCTGGCCGAACACGCCCAACGCGTGCAGGCACTGGAGGCTGCCCAGGCACGTCAGGCCCAGGACACCGACGCGGCGCAGCAACGCCTGAGTGGACGGCGTCGCGACCTGGAAAAGCTCAAGGCACTGATGGCGCGCCTGGGGCAGGAGACCGGCGATGAATGA
- the sctR gene encoding type III secretion system export apparatus subunit SctR: MSFQGVDPFLLALFIGGISLVPLLLIICSAFLKIAIVLTIARNAIGVQQVPPNMALYAIALAATLFIMAPVGHNVAEALKERPLDFSHSEALQESALNALKPLQAFMSRNTNPDILTHLLENTQRMWPKERAEQASRDDLMLLIPAFMLSELEAGFQMGFLIYIPFIVIDLIVSNLLLALGMQMVAPMTISLPLKLLIFVLAQGWTQLLDSLFYSYL; encoded by the coding sequence ATGAGCTTCCAGGGGGTCGACCCCTTCCTGCTGGCGCTGTTCATCGGCGGCATTTCCCTGGTGCCGCTGCTGCTGATCATCTGCAGCGCGTTCCTCAAGATCGCCATCGTGCTGACCATCGCCCGTAACGCTATCGGCGTGCAGCAGGTGCCACCGAACATGGCGTTGTACGCCATCGCCCTGGCCGCGACGCTGTTCATCATGGCGCCGGTCGGCCACAACGTGGCCGAAGCGCTCAAGGAGCGGCCGCTGGACTTCAGCCACAGCGAGGCGTTGCAGGAATCGGCCCTGAACGCACTCAAGCCGCTGCAAGCCTTCATGTCGCGCAACACCAACCCGGACATCCTCACCCACCTGCTGGAGAACACCCAGCGCATGTGGCCCAAGGAGCGCGCCGAGCAGGCCAGTCGCGACGACCTGATGCTGCTGATCCCGGCGTTCATGCTGTCGGAGCTGGAGGCGGGCTTTCAGATGGGCTTTCTCATCTATATCCCGTTCATCGTCATCGACCTGATCGTCTCCAACCTGCTGCTGGCGCTGGGCATGCAGATGGTGGCGCCGATGACCATCTCGTTGCCGCTCAAGCTGCTGATCTTCGTGCTTGCCCAGGGTTGGACGCAGTTACTGGACAGCCTTTTCTATTCCTACCTCTGA